A genomic segment from Methanolobus zinderi encodes:
- a CDS encoding DUF7284 family protein encodes MRSIQDEKAFSSSLDSIFFLILISISAVILMPSLMAEEQYRSAGYVSAQDMDTHLLGTILSTRTDEFEYTLKPTEIAGLNVTFPEGSMLESSEETLYGREQKHRTFADIIAEDLVLGITFENNSNTVYLNPMAKIHPVSTEDSIEEFLDSMIGERYKYRFEARWHLVSGYGIGSEIEIGDAAPVDSFRQRAKVSLPLGYSPSREEFFDSMNNSALLAAASSPDPSKEIHDGYNHSIETASRGAAEAITTIIFPAEYLESLNTTDVSLKGEQLSLISSPDNMDIANPELVIALHSINYTTNEVFGLNKSIPLESESMSLNLVNEINDELVDSNNDMISAYLKENMSDEIDQTVASIINATDNDTKIALHEEQMESVYGRVNQGGADIILYLWQ; translated from the coding sequence ATGAGATCCATTCAGGATGAAAAAGCATTCTCGTCAAGCCTTGATTCCATTTTCTTTCTCATACTCATTTCAATATCTGCAGTTATCCTTATGCCGTCACTCATGGCAGAGGAACAATACAGGTCAGCAGGATATGTGTCTGCACAGGATATGGATACCCACCTGCTTGGTACGATTTTGAGCACCAGGACAGACGAATTCGAATACACACTCAAACCAACAGAGATCGCAGGCCTTAATGTGACATTTCCAGAGGGGTCCATGCTAGAAAGCTCCGAAGAGACACTTTATGGAAGGGAACAGAAACACAGGACATTTGCTGATATCATAGCCGAGGACCTGGTCCTTGGAATTACATTTGAGAACAACAGCAATACCGTATATCTCAATCCAATGGCAAAGATCCATCCTGTAAGTACGGAAGATTCGATTGAAGAATTCCTTGATTCCATGATAGGTGAACGTTACAAATACAGATTCGAAGCGCGCTGGCATCTGGTCAGCGGATATGGAATCGGAAGCGAGATCGAAATAGGAGATGCAGCTCCTGTTGATTCGTTCCGGCAGCGTGCCAAAGTATCACTACCTCTGGGCTATTCACCTTCAAGGGAAGAGTTCTTTGACTCCATGAACAATTCTGCCCTCTTGGCTGCTGCCAGTTCACCTGACCCTTCAAAGGAGATACATGACGGATACAACCATAGCATCGAAACCGCCTCCCGGGGAGCAGCAGAGGCAATAACGACAATTATCTTCCCTGCGGAGTATCTGGAAAGTCTCAATACCACGGACGTCAGCCTCAAAGGTGAACAATTGTCCCTTATATCGAGTCCCGACAACATGGACATTGCAAACCCTGAACTTGTTATTGCTTTGCACAGCATCAACTACACAACAAACGAAGTATTTGGCCTTAATAAATCAATTCCTCTTGAAAGCGAAAGTATGTCGCTAAATCTTGTAAACGAGATAAATGACGAACTGGTAGATTCGAATAATGATATGATATCCGCATACCTGAAAGAGAACATGTCCGACGAGATAGACCAGACTGTTGCAAGCATTATCAATGCTACAGACAACGATACAAAAATAGCATTACATGAAGAACAGATGGAATCTGTCTACGGAAGGGTCAATCAGGGAGGAGCGGATATTATCCTGTATTTGTGGCAATAA
- a CDS encoding 30S ribosomal protein S15, which translates to MAKMHTRRKGQAGSTRPLRSEPPAWSTMSEEEVTDVVIDLWKQGISTSEIGMILRDKYGVPDVKLVTGKKITGILKEKNEAPAVPEDLYNLIVKAIGIRKHIKENKKDVHNKRSLQNTESKIRRLVKYYQSTKVLPADWRYKPETAEMLLTR; encoded by the coding sequence ATGGCAAAGATGCACACCCGGAGAAAAGGACAAGCCGGGTCAACAAGACCACTTCGCAGTGAACCACCTGCATGGTCCACTATGAGTGAAGAGGAAGTAACAGATGTCGTTATCGACCTGTGGAAGCAGGGAATAAGTACCAGTGAGATAGGAATGATACTCAGGGACAAATACGGTGTGCCTGATGTCAAACTCGTAACCGGCAAGAAGATCACCGGTATTCTCAAGGAGAAGAATGAAGCACCTGCAGTACCAGAAGACCTCTACAACCTCATTGTAAAGGCTATCGGGATCAGGAAGCACATTAAGGAAAACAAGAAGGACGTTCACAACAAGCGTTCACTCCAGAATACCGAATCCAAGATCAGAAGGCTTGTTAAGTACTACCAGTCCACAAAGGTCCTGCCTGCAGACTGGAGATACAAGCCAGAGACAGCAGAAATGCTGCTCACAAGATAA
- the glmU gene encoding bifunctional sugar-1-phosphate nucleotidylyltransferase/acetyltransferase: MKAIVLAAGEGRRCRPLTLTRSKVMLPVANKPILEHVINALAKNDVKDIVLIVGYEKERIMDYFEDGIDFGVKIQYIEQKAQIGTAHAVLQARRTIGEEDQAFLVVNGDNIIEAETISDLIKGSSGDATVLACKKEDATGYGVIVAEGQNVRKIVEKPQSMVSHLINTGTYLFKPQIFDVIERTPLAPSGEYAITDTLQIMIDEGMKVTMTTTFSDWLDAAYSWDLLKANPIVLGEFETDLKEGTVEEGAVIKGNVSIGANTTIRSGCYIVGPVIIGDNCDIGPNVVILPSTSIGNNVSIASFTTIQNSIIMNDGRISTHSMISNSIIGSNTAIGSHFITEEKEKMLIEVEGGLYSTDRLGTIIGDDAEIGSDVLVKAGMMIGPNCRVNSGKVVTEALPVNSIVI, encoded by the coding sequence ATGAAAGCTATCGTTCTTGCAGCCGGAGAAGGGAGAAGGTGCAGGCCACTGACACTTACCAGGTCAAAGGTAATGCTACCCGTGGCAAACAAACCGATTTTGGAACATGTAATAAACGCTCTTGCAAAAAACGATGTCAAAGATATAGTCCTGATAGTCGGATATGAAAAGGAACGTATCATGGACTATTTTGAGGATGGAATCGATTTCGGGGTAAAGATACAATATATCGAGCAGAAGGCTCAGATAGGTACGGCCCATGCGGTACTGCAGGCCAGGAGAACGATAGGCGAGGAAGATCAGGCTTTTCTGGTTGTGAACGGGGATAATATCATCGAAGCTGAAACCATCAGTGACCTCATAAAGGGTTCAAGCGGGGATGCGACAGTACTTGCATGCAAAAAGGAAGATGCAACCGGATACGGCGTTATTGTTGCAGAGGGGCAGAATGTCAGGAAGATCGTAGAAAAACCCCAATCGATGGTAAGTCACCTCATCAATACTGGTACCTACCTTTTCAAACCTCAGATATTCGATGTGATAGAAAGAACACCACTTGCACCAAGCGGAGAATATGCCATAACCGATACGCTTCAGATAATGATCGATGAGGGAATGAAGGTCACAATGACAACAACATTTTCTGACTGGCTTGATGCAGCCTATTCATGGGATCTTCTCAAAGCCAATCCGATTGTTCTCGGAGAATTCGAAACCGATCTGAAAGAGGGGACGGTAGAAGAAGGGGCAGTGATAAAAGGAAATGTATCCATCGGAGCAAACACGACCATACGTTCAGGATGCTACATCGTGGGTCCTGTGATAATAGGGGATAATTGCGACATTGGTCCGAATGTGGTCATACTGCCTTCCACGAGTATAGGGAATAATGTATCCATTGCTTCCTTTACCACGATACAGAACAGTATAATCATGAATGATGGCAGGATAAGTACACATTCCATGATCTCAAACTCGATAATAGGAAGTAATACAGCCATTGGATCACATTTTATCACAGAAGAAAAGGAAAAGATGTTGATAGAGGTCGAAGGAGGGCTCTATTCAACCGACAGGCTGGGAACAATTATAGGTGATGACGCCGAAATTGGCAGTGATGTACTTGTGAAAGCAGGGATGATGATCGGTCCGAACTGTCGGGTCAATTCCGGGAAGGTTGTGACAGAAGCACTTCCGGTAAATTCAATTGTTATTTGA
- the hisS gene encoding histidine--tRNA ligase: MKISRPRGTRDFLPEDTRRRRNVENILRNVVRNWGFSEIITPTFEKLDLFTLKSGEGIVGELYNFTDKGDREMTLRPELTAPVMRMYVNEMQANQRPLKLFYFENCFRYERPQKGRFREFWQFGVELIGSNKPDADAEVIALASEMLSAVGIKGSLHVNHLGVIRNLLSILEPEHQSKIMRLVDKKDDTGLVDYLEDIDAPGHLRLELMELISLTGDEAIERARQIVGDIPELDEYQELLDLLDAYGVEYIIDFGIARGLDYYTGMVFEIYAEGLGAQNQVCGGGSYQLIKLFGGGDVPSTGFGLGFDRIMEVCEIEPDDEKPVVIIAKDSTRLEAVKVATRLREHMPVYVDLMKRNFKAQFSYANNIGAHHVVIIGENEVEAGKVTLKDMDSGEQELLELEEVIQRIGN; the protein is encoded by the coding sequence ATGAAGATAAGCAGGCCACGTGGCACAAGGGATTTCCTTCCGGAAGATACCAGGCGAAGAAGGAATGTAGAGAACATATTGCGCAATGTCGTCAGGAACTGGGGATTTTCAGAGATAATCACTCCAACCTTTGAGAAGCTGGATCTCTTTACCTTAAAGTCAGGAGAAGGGATTGTAGGAGAGCTCTATAATTTCACAGACAAAGGAGATAGGGAGATGACCTTGCGTCCGGAACTCACGGCTCCTGTAATGAGGATGTATGTCAATGAGATGCAGGCAAACCAGCGGCCTCTCAAACTTTTCTATTTCGAGAACTGTTTCAGGTATGAACGGCCGCAAAAGGGTCGCTTCAGGGAATTCTGGCAGTTCGGCGTGGAGCTGATCGGCAGCAATAAACCAGATGCAGATGCGGAAGTAATAGCCCTTGCAAGCGAGATGCTCAGTGCAGTAGGCATTAAAGGTAGTCTTCATGTGAACCATCTTGGTGTGATCAGAAATCTTCTGAGCATCCTCGAACCCGAGCATCAAAGCAAAATAATGAGACTTGTGGACAAGAAAGATGACACCGGACTTGTGGACTACCTGGAAGACATAGACGCTCCCGGGCATCTGCGTCTTGAACTCATGGAACTGATATCCCTTACAGGAGATGAAGCCATTGAAAGGGCACGCCAGATTGTAGGAGACATACCCGAACTCGATGAATACCAGGAACTACTGGACCTGCTCGATGCCTACGGTGTGGAATATATCATAGACTTCGGCATTGCAAGAGGTCTGGATTACTATACAGGAATGGTCTTCGAGATTTATGCAGAGGGTCTCGGTGCACAGAACCAGGTCTGTGGAGGCGGATCCTACCAGCTCATCAAACTATTCGGAGGAGGAGACGTTCCATCCACAGGTTTCGGGCTTGGTTTTGACAGGATAATGGAAGTATGTGAAATCGAGCCGGATGATGAAAAGCCGGTTGTTATCATAGCCAAGGATTCTACACGTCTGGAAGCAGTCAAAGTTGCCACCAGATTACGTGAGCATATGCCTGTGTATGTTGACCTGATGAAACGAAACTTCAAAGCCCAATTCTCCTATGCGAACAATATCGGTGCCCACCATGTAGTGATAATCGGCGAGAATGAAGTAGAGGCCGGAAAAGTGACCCTCAAGGATATGGACAGTGGTGAACAGGAGCTTCTGGAACTCGAAGAAGTCATACAGAGAATAGGCAACTGA
- the glmS gene encoding glutamine--fructose-6-phosphate transaminase (isomerizing) — MCGIVGYVGREPAAPVLIESLKRLEYRGYDSAGITVLNKSLETYKTVGKIADLESILPEEIVANVGIGHTRWATHGKPETRNAHPHMSSSISVVHNGIIENYLQLKEKLIDLGYVFESDTDTEVIAHMLNYKMYNGKKKIDLLTAIRETTRELEGSFAIAALCSDEKGCLVFARKNSPLVLGIGDDGYYAASDVTAFLKYTKKVIYVDDHEIGAVRPDCIEIFDPKGNLVSKETHTIEWDLEAAEKAGYDHFMLKEIHEQPTAIQKTFAGKLMELEGTIKMDELYLTPEQIKHLRRATIIACGTSWNAGILGKYLFEKLAGIHTDIETASEFRYGNPVLCGEELTIAITQSGETADTLAAVRSSQSYGCRTVAITNVVGSTITRESSSVVYTRAGPEIGVAATKTFTAQLITLYMLAIYLGRVRGVLSAEEAKNLIVNIKRLPGQIQKILNRKDKIKECAEQFADKRDYFFIGRYLNFPIALEGALKLKEISYIHAEGYAAGELKHGPLALLTDETPVVAIATKGHTYDKILSNIKEVKARDATVIAVANEDDTEIEKYVDEVLRIPQSHEMTAPILTSVVLQLLAYYTALANDCSIDKPRNLAKSVTVE; from the coding sequence ATGTGTGGAATTGTAGGGTACGTGGGCAGAGAACCTGCCGCACCCGTTTTAATAGAGTCGCTTAAAAGGCTCGAGTACAGAGGATATGATTCTGCGGGGATAACCGTTCTTAACAAATCTCTTGAAACTTACAAGACCGTCGGTAAGATTGCGGATCTTGAGTCTATCCTTCCGGAAGAGATTGTTGCAAATGTGGGAATCGGCCATACAAGATGGGCCACCCATGGAAAACCGGAAACCAGAAATGCGCATCCGCATATGTCATCCAGTATATCGGTAGTGCATAACGGAATCATTGAGAACTATCTTCAGCTCAAGGAAAAGCTCATAGATCTTGGCTATGTCTTTGAATCGGATACTGATACCGAAGTCATTGCACATATGCTGAACTACAAGATGTATAACGGAAAGAAAAAGATCGATCTGCTGACGGCTATCCGTGAAACAACAAGAGAGCTTGAGGGTTCTTTTGCAATAGCAGCTCTATGCTCAGACGAAAAAGGCTGCCTTGTGTTTGCCCGCAAGAACAGTCCCCTGGTACTTGGAATCGGTGATGACGGATATTATGCGGCCTCTGATGTGACGGCTTTTCTGAAATATACCAAGAAAGTGATCTATGTTGATGATCACGAGATCGGTGCTGTTCGACCGGATTGCATAGAGATATTCGATCCGAAAGGCAATCTCGTATCCAAGGAGACTCATACCATTGAGTGGGATCTGGAAGCGGCTGAGAAGGCAGGGTATGACCATTTCATGTTAAAGGAGATACATGAACAGCCGACAGCTATCCAGAAGACTTTTGCAGGAAAGCTCATGGAGCTCGAAGGTACTATCAAAATGGATGAGCTGTACCTCACACCCGAACAGATCAAACACCTGCGCAGAGCTACAATCATCGCCTGCGGAACATCCTGGAATGCAGGAATACTCGGAAAATACCTTTTTGAGAAACTCGCCGGCATACACACGGATATCGAGACAGCATCGGAATTCAGGTACGGCAATCCCGTGCTGTGCGGTGAGGAACTGACAATTGCCATTACACAGTCAGGAGAGACTGCAGACACCCTGGCAGCCGTGAGAAGCTCACAATCCTACGGATGCAGGACCGTTGCCATTACCAACGTTGTCGGAAGTACCATTACCAGAGAATCCAGCAGCGTGGTCTATACACGGGCAGGGCCGGAGATAGGAGTTGCTGCAACAAAGACATTCACTGCACAGCTTATCACACTTTACATGCTTGCCATTTATCTGGGAAGGGTAAGGGGAGTACTGTCCGCCGAAGAGGCAAAGAACCTGATAGTCAACATAAAGCGTCTTCCGGGACAGATACAGAAGATCCTGAACAGAAAAGATAAGATAAAAGAATGTGCGGAGCAGTTTGCCGACAAGAGGGATTATTTCTTTATCGGGCGTTACCTGAACTTCCCCATTGCACTGGAAGGTGCGCTGAAGCTTAAGGAAATATCATACATACATGCTGAAGGATATGCTGCTGGTGAGCTCAAACACGGACCGCTTGCCCTGCTTACCGATGAGACTCCGGTTGTGGCCATTGCCACCAAGGGTCACACCTATGACAAAATACTCAGCAATATCAAGGAAGTAAAGGCCCGGGATGCAACCGTGATAGCAGTTGCAAACGAGGATGATACCGAGATCGAGAAATACGTGGATGAAGTGCTCAGGATCCCTCAGTCACACGAGATGACGGCACCGATACTTACTTCGGTGGTACTACAACTTCTCGCATACTATACGGCACTTGCCAATGATTGCTCTATCGACAAACCCAGAAACCTTGCAAAAAGCGTGACAGTGGAGTGA